From the genome of Parazoarcus communis, one region includes:
- a CDS encoding adenosylcobinamide-GDP ribazoletransferase produces MRYQLELFFTALGFFTRLPVPAWVPWSTERLNHAARYFPLVGWVVGLIGAGSYLIFTLALPPALAVILSMAVTVRATGAFHEDGWADTCDGLGGGWEKAQVLTIMKDSRIGSYGTVGMVLMLLAKAAALFELGAHGLSGVAAAMLVAHPLSRLCATSLIHRLPYVREDESAKSKPLARRMNGAELLIAASFGLLPLILLGPREALFAVAAVTLVTVWAARMFVRRLGGYTGDLLGATQQVTELACYLGILSAWNFI; encoded by the coding sequence ATGCGCTACCAGCTCGAACTCTTCTTCACCGCACTCGGCTTCTTCACGCGCCTGCCGGTCCCGGCCTGGGTACCGTGGTCCACCGAGCGCCTGAATCATGCTGCACGCTACTTCCCGCTGGTGGGCTGGGTCGTGGGCCTGATCGGCGCAGGCAGCTATCTGATCTTCACCCTGGCACTCCCGCCCGCGCTCGCCGTGATTCTGTCGATGGCGGTCACGGTTCGTGCAACCGGCGCCTTCCACGAGGACGGCTGGGCCGACACCTGCGATGGCCTCGGCGGCGGCTGGGAGAAAGCTCAGGTACTGACGATCATGAAGGATTCGCGCATCGGCAGCTACGGCACCGTCGGCATGGTGCTGATGCTGCTCGCCAAGGCCGCCGCCCTGTTCGAGCTCGGCGCCCACGGCTTGTCAGGTGTCGCTGCAGCCATGCTGGTCGCACACCCGCTGTCGCGCCTGTGCGCGACCAGCCTGATCCACCGCCTGCCCTACGTGCGCGAGGACGAAAGCGCAAAGTCGAAGCCGCTTGCCCGCCGCATGAACGGTGCGGAACTCCTGATCGCAGCCAGCTTCGGCCTGCTTCCGCTGATACTCCTTGGCCCGCGCGAGGCCCTGTTCGCCGTGGCTGCGGTCACGCTCGTCACCGTGTGGGCCGCACGCATGTTCGTGCGCCGGCTCGGCGGATACACCGGCGACCTCCTCGGCGCCACCCAGCAAGTCACCGAGCTTGCCTGCTACCTTGGCATCCTGAGCGCATGGAACTTCATCTGA
- the cobT gene encoding nicotinate-nucleotide--dimethylbenzimidazole phosphoribosyltransferase, which translates to MNFTIRAPDQTIAPRLQQCIDTKTKPLGALGRLEALALQIGLVQQTEAPVLNQPHIMVFAGDHGAARAGVSAYPQDVTWQMVENFLAGGAAINVFSRQMGLGLTVIDAGVNHDFGKRPGLIDAKIAPGTDNFIERPAMSAAQCEAALGKGRDLAHALAANGCNCVGFGEMGIGNTAAASLLTHCLVAGGELATVTGRGTGLDDAGLARKQALLKQALTRGGRQRDPLVALVQYGGFEIAMMVGAMLGAAEKRMVLLIDGFIVTSALLVAHAVAPAVLPYCVFAHRSKEPGHTLQLEHLGVEPLMELDLRLGEGTGAALAYPLVQAAVNFLDEMASFESAGVSAQD; encoded by the coding sequence ATGAACTTCACCATCCGCGCGCCGGATCAGACGATCGCCCCCCGGCTGCAGCAATGCATCGACACCAAGACCAAGCCGCTGGGCGCACTCGGGCGCCTTGAGGCGCTCGCCCTGCAGATCGGCCTCGTCCAGCAGACCGAGGCCCCCGTTCTGAACCAGCCGCACATCATGGTGTTTGCTGGCGATCATGGCGCGGCGCGCGCAGGCGTTTCGGCCTACCCGCAGGACGTGACCTGGCAGATGGTGGAAAACTTCCTCGCCGGCGGCGCCGCGATCAACGTCTTCAGCCGGCAGATGGGGCTCGGACTGACCGTGATCGACGCCGGCGTAAATCACGACTTCGGCAAGCGTCCCGGACTGATCGACGCCAAGATCGCACCCGGCACCGACAACTTCATCGAGCGCCCGGCGATGTCCGCTGCACAGTGCGAAGCCGCCCTGGGCAAAGGCCGTGACCTCGCCCACGCGCTGGCCGCAAACGGCTGCAACTGCGTTGGTTTTGGCGAGATGGGCATCGGCAATACCGCCGCTGCATCGCTGCTGACCCATTGCCTTGTCGCCGGCGGCGAGCTCGCCACGGTGACCGGCCGCGGCACCGGACTCGACGACGCCGGTCTTGCGCGCAAGCAGGCACTGCTCAAGCAGGCACTCACGCGCGGTGGCCGCCAGCGCGACCCGCTGGTCGCCCTGGTGCAATACGGCGGTTTCGAGATCGCGATGATGGTCGGAGCGATGCTTGGCGCGGCCGAGAAGCGCATGGTGCTGCTGATCGACGGCTTCATCGTGACCTCTGCGCTGCTCGTGGCCCATGCGGTTGCACCTGCAGTCCTGCCTTACTGCGTGTTCGCACACCGCTCAAAGGAACCCGGCCATACGCTGCAACTTGAACACCTCGGCGTCGAACCGCTGATGGAACTCGATCTGCGCCTCGGCGAGGGCACTGGCGCTGCGCTGGCCTACCCGCTGGTGCAGGCGGCGGTGAACTTCCTCGACGAAATGGCGAGCTTCGAGTCGGCCGGCGTCAGCGCGCAGGACTGA
- the cobU gene encoding bifunctional adenosylcobinamide kinase/adenosylcobinamide-phosphate guanylyltransferase, translating to MTCELILGGARSGKSRHAEQRAHDSGLPVTVIATAEAGDEEMAARIRRHQLDRPPHFHTVEAPVRLAETLKQEAAPGRCIIVDCLTLWLSNLLMEADTLVSAHSADTLPLFSRERDALLATLPELPGTIVLVANEVGLGLVPEHPLGRLFRDEAGRLNQAVAERSQRVVFVAAGLPLVLKGG from the coding sequence ATGACCTGCGAACTCATTCTTGGCGGCGCCCGCTCCGGAAAAAGCCGCCACGCCGAACAACGCGCCCACGACAGCGGGCTGCCGGTCACCGTGATTGCCACGGCGGAAGCCGGAGACGAGGAGATGGCCGCACGCATCCGCCGCCACCAGCTCGACCGCCCGCCGCACTTCCACACCGTCGAAGCGCCCGTCCGGCTCGCCGAAACCCTGAAGCAGGAGGCCGCCCCGGGCCGCTGCATCATCGTCGACTGCCTCACGCTGTGGCTGTCGAACCTGCTCATGGAAGCGGACACGCTGGTCTCTGCGCACAGTGCCGACACCCTGCCCCTGTTCAGCCGCGAACGCGACGCGTTGCTCGCCACCCTGCCCGAACTTCCCGGCACCATCGTGCTGGTCGCCAACGAGGTCGGGCTCGGCCTGGTGCCGGAACATCCGCTCGGACGCCTGTTCCGCGACGAAGCCGGACGGCTCAATCAGGCCGTTGCCGAGCGCAGCCAGCGCGTCGTATTCGTCGCCGCCGGCTTGCCGCTGGTGCTGAAGGGTGGCTGA
- a CDS encoding TonB-dependent receptor domain-containing protein encodes MKIQLSILASACALVYPVLGQAQTVHGDSELDQVVVTATRQAVIASEALASVEVISREDIAAAGNSSLVELLSARSGIQVVSNGGAGASSSIYIRGANSGHTLVLIDGMRIGSATNGAPSLETIPLALIDRVEILRGPASALYGSDAIGGVIQIFTRKGKEGFQPSVRVGFGAENSRSLEAAVAGGVDRLRYSLVVGEDRTDGINARPTSYAGRDQDDDGFRNNYVNGSLTVGFRERDEIGLSVFHTDGRSWYDAGKTYDSYLDKQTDTASVYMRNQITGDWASTVKVGYSADTSHDHSTATSTSEFDTAQTQFTWQNDVALAGGSLLAAYEYLEQNVSTTTAYAKTQRNTNSLVLGWGGQLGKHNVQFNVRHDDDSQFGGETTGSAAYGYQFLPEWRVHGSIGTAFKAPTFNDLYYPLACFGSYGCFGGNADLKPEESLNREFGLVWERGATSVRATYFNNRVKNLIDWSSGIADNVATATLEGVELGLTTMVYGYRLRANVDFLEAKDKDSGNYLGRRAKESASLAIDRSTGAWTWGMELTGQGRRFDTTASNTSAKRLAGYSLLNAYVHYALAPDWSVELRANNILDRDYELAQGYGTKGANAFVALRYALH; translated from the coding sequence ATGAAAATCCAGCTTTCCATTCTCGCGTCGGCGTGCGCACTCGTTTACCCCGTACTCGGCCAGGCGCAGACCGTGCATGGCGATTCCGAACTCGATCAGGTCGTTGTCACGGCCACCCGGCAAGCGGTCATTGCCTCAGAGGCACTCGCGAGTGTCGAAGTGATCAGTCGCGAGGACATCGCTGCAGCGGGCAATTCGAGCCTCGTCGAGTTGCTCTCCGCGCGATCCGGCATTCAGGTCGTGAGCAACGGCGGTGCCGGCGCGAGCAGCAGCATCTACATTCGCGGTGCCAACTCGGGTCACACCCTGGTGCTGATCGACGGCATGCGTATTGGTTCTGCGACCAATGGCGCCCCCTCGCTCGAAACGATTCCCCTGGCGCTGATCGATCGTGTCGAGATCCTGCGCGGGCCGGCGAGTGCGCTGTACGGTTCGGACGCAATCGGCGGTGTGATCCAGATCTTCACCCGCAAGGGCAAGGAAGGATTTCAGCCGTCGGTTCGCGTTGGCTTCGGCGCCGAGAACAGTCGCTCCCTGGAGGCTGCGGTCGCAGGCGGCGTGGATCGCCTGCGTTACAGTCTGGTCGTCGGTGAGGACCGCACCGACGGTATCAATGCCAGGCCCACCTCTTATGCAGGCAGGGATCAGGACGACGATGGTTTCCGCAACAATTACGTCAATGGATCGCTGACGGTGGGCTTTCGCGAGCGCGACGAGATCGGCCTGTCCGTGTTTCATACCGATGGCCGCAGCTGGTACGACGCCGGCAAGACCTACGACTCGTACCTGGATAAGCAGACCGATACCGCGAGCGTCTACATGCGCAACCAGATCACGGGCGACTGGGCCAGTACGGTCAAGGTCGGCTACAGCGCGGACACCTCGCATGACCACTCCACCGCGACCTCAACATCCGAGTTCGATACGGCGCAGACGCAGTTCACCTGGCAAAACGATGTTGCGCTGGCCGGCGGGTCGCTGCTGGCCGCATACGAGTACCTTGAGCAGAACGTGAGCACGACCACCGCGTATGCCAAGACGCAGCGCAACACCAATTCGCTGGTGCTCGGCTGGGGCGGCCAGCTCGGCAAGCACAACGTCCAGTTCAATGTCCGCCACGACGATGACTCGCAATTCGGCGGAGAAACCACCGGGTCGGCGGCATATGGCTATCAGTTCCTGCCTGAGTGGCGTGTGCATGGCAGTATCGGCACCGCGTTCAAGGCGCCGACCTTCAACGATCTCTACTATCCGCTGGCTTGTTTCGGCTCTTACGGCTGTTTTGGCGGAAACGCCGACCTCAAGCCGGAAGAGTCGCTCAATCGCGAGTTCGGACTGGTCTGGGAGCGTGGCGCGACCTCCGTGCGCGCGACCTATTTCAACAACCGGGTGAAGAACCTGATCGACTGGAGCTCCGGCATCGCGGACAACGTCGCCACCGCAACGCTGGAAGGCGTGGAGCTGGGACTGACGACGATGGTGTACGGCTACCGTCTGCGTGCAAACGTGGACTTTCTTGAGGCCAAGGACAAGGATAGCGGCAATTACCTTGGGCGTCGGGCCAAGGAAAGCGCGTCGCTGGCCATTGATCGCAGCACGGGCGCCTGGACCTGGGGGATGGAGCTGACCGGGCAGGGCCGGCGCTTCGACACAACGGCGAGCAACACGTCGGCAAAACGGCTGGCCGGATATTCCTTGCTCAACGCATACGTTCACTATGCGCTGGCGCCTGACTGGAGTGTGGAGCTGCGTGCGAACAACATCCTCGACAGGGACTACGAACTGGCTCAGGGCTACGGTACGAAGGGCGCGAATGCCTTCGTTGCGCTGCGCTACGCCCTGCACTGA
- a CDS encoding FecCD family ABC transporter permease: MTSRRRRLLVVALVLVLVAALTLGWALIAGSLPIAPAEVLAALGGADGMSASVVRELRLPRAVATFVCGGLLALAGALMQVLLRNPLADPYILGISGGAAVGALTGISLGAASIWIDGGAFAGALIAMLLVFGLAHGDGSWTQTRLLLTGVIVAAGCGAAVTLMLALAPDTRVQSMLFWLMGDASGASNPWPALGVLLIGLLAVLPFARDLNVLARGEMTAHALGVSVKRLRLGLYVLASLLTAVAVTQVGSVGFVGLIVPHLVRLALGNDQRVLLPTAAVAGGILLTVADTLARTVMAPQQLPVGVLTALIGVPVFLFLLARHPR, translated from the coding sequence ATGACGAGCAGGCGTCGCCGCCTGCTCGTCGTCGCGCTGGTGCTGGTGCTGGTCGCGGCGCTGACGCTGGGGTGGGCGCTGATCGCGGGTAGCTTGCCAATCGCGCCCGCCGAGGTCCTTGCTGCCCTGGGCGGTGCCGACGGCATGTCAGCCAGCGTCGTGCGCGAACTTCGCCTGCCGCGCGCCGTGGCCACCTTTGTGTGTGGCGGCCTGCTCGCGCTGGCGGGGGCGCTGATGCAGGTCTTGCTGCGCAATCCCCTGGCCGATCCCTACATCCTCGGCATTTCCGGCGGCGCGGCGGTTGGTGCGCTGACCGGCATTTCGCTGGGGGCGGCGTCAATCTGGATCGATGGCGGCGCGTTTGCCGGCGCCCTGATTGCCATGTTGCTGGTGTTCGGACTTGCGCACGGCGACGGCAGCTGGACGCAGACGCGTCTGCTGCTGACCGGTGTGATCGTGGCCGCGGGCTGCGGCGCGGCGGTGACGCTGATGCTGGCGCTGGCACCGGACACACGCGTGCAGTCGATGCTGTTCTGGTTGATGGGCGATGCCAGTGGCGCGTCCAACCCGTGGCCGGCGCTGGGCGTGCTGCTGATCGGCCTGCTCGCGGTGCTGCCGTTTGCGCGTGATCTCAACGTGCTGGCGCGAGGCGAGATGACTGCACATGCGCTCGGTGTGAGCGTCAAACGCCTGCGCCTCGGACTGTACGTGCTGGCTTCGCTGCTGACCGCGGTGGCGGTGACGCAGGTGGGCTCGGTGGGTTTCGTCGGGCTGATCGTGCCGCATCTGGTGCGGCTTGCGCTGGGTAACGACCAGCGCGTGCTGTTGCCGACCGCGGCAGTGGCGGGCGGCATTCTGCTGACGGTGGCCGATACGCTGGCGCGCACGGTGATGGCGCCGCAGCAACTGCCGGTGGGCGTGCTGACCGCACTCATCGGCGTGCCTGTGTTCCTGTTCCTGCTTGCACGCCATCCGCGCTGA
- a CDS encoding ABC transporter ATP-binding protein, with protein sequence MKTSGASASASPLLEADRLALQAGERWLCCEFSLKLAMGECLVLLGPNGAGKTTLLHTLAGLRAPSVGTVRLGGAPYSEWSTLDAARFRGVLPQQQPDHFAASVLESVLIGRHPHLGRWGWEGTDDERIARAALADVGLTGFEQRDILTLSGGERQRVAVAALLAQAPTLFLLDEPLNHLDLRYQIAVLSLFRQLADQGRGVVMVLHDINLAARFADHIILLDGQGGVIAGDRDTVLQADCLSHAFGHPLRRFELDGRITFVPD encoded by the coding sequence ATGAAAACTTCGGGCGCATCCGCTTCCGCTTCACCCTTGCTCGAGGCCGACCGGCTCGCGCTGCAGGCAGGCGAACGCTGGCTGTGTTGCGAGTTCAGCCTCAAGCTGGCGATGGGCGAATGCCTGGTGCTGCTCGGACCCAATGGCGCGGGCAAGACCACGCTGCTGCATACACTGGCCGGACTGCGCGCGCCCAGCGTGGGCACGGTGCGTCTCGGCGGCGCGCCGTACTCGGAGTGGTCCACGCTCGATGCGGCGCGGTTCCGTGGCGTGCTGCCGCAGCAGCAGCCCGACCACTTTGCCGCGTCCGTCCTGGAGTCCGTGCTCATTGGCCGTCACCCGCACCTCGGGCGCTGGGGGTGGGAAGGCACGGACGACGAACGCATCGCCCGTGCTGCGCTAGCCGATGTCGGGCTGACCGGCTTCGAGCAGCGCGACATCCTTACCCTGTCGGGCGGCGAGCGTCAGCGCGTTGCGGTGGCCGCGCTGCTGGCGCAGGCGCCGACGCTGTTCCTGCTCGACGAGCCGCTCAACCACCTCGACCTGCGTTACCAGATCGCAGTGCTGTCCCTGTTCCGCCAGCTCGCTGACCAGGGGCGAGGGGTGGTCATGGTCTTGCACGACATCAACCTTGCCGCCCGCTTTGCCGATCACATCATCCTGCTCGATGGTCAGGGGGGCGTGATCGCCGGCGACCGCGACACCGTGCTGCAGGCCGATTGCCTGAGTCATGCCTTCGGGCATCCGCTGCGGCGCTTCGAGCTCGATGGGCGGATTACCTTTGTGCCCGACTGA
- the cobO gene encoding cob(I)yrinic acid a,c-diamide adenosyltransferase, with amino-acid sequence MSENQDKDARHNARMARKKEVVDSHIAAAQIERGVLLVNTGNGKGKSSAGFGLVARALGHGQKVGVVQFIKGRSDTGEEAFYRRQPGVSWHVMGEGFTWETQDRARDVAAAHAAWEQARSFLRDPGTGLVVLDELNIALKYGYLEVESVVADLMARPVDQHVVVTGRAAPPELVAVADTVTDMTVVKHAFAAGIKAMAGMEW; translated from the coding sequence ATGAGCGAGAATCAGGACAAGGACGCGCGCCACAACGCACGCATGGCGCGCAAGAAGGAAGTGGTCGACAGCCACATCGCCGCAGCACAGATCGAGCGCGGGGTGTTGCTGGTCAATACCGGCAACGGCAAAGGCAAATCCAGTGCCGGATTCGGGCTGGTTGCGCGTGCGCTCGGCCATGGACAGAAAGTCGGGGTGGTGCAGTTCATCAAGGGCAGGTCGGACACCGGCGAGGAGGCCTTCTACCGCCGCCAGCCCGGCGTGAGCTGGCATGTGATGGGCGAGGGCTTCACCTGGGAAACGCAGGATCGCGCCCGCGACGTGGCAGCGGCACACGCCGCCTGGGAGCAGGCTCGCAGCTTTCTGCGCGACCCGGGGACTGGACTTGTCGTGCTCGATGAGCTCAACATCGCGCTGAAGTACGGCTATCTTGAAGTGGAGAGCGTGGTGGCCGACCTCATGGCCCGGCCGGTCGATCAGCACGTGGTGGTGACCGGCCGTGCAGCGCCGCCTGAACTGGTGGCGGTCGCCGACACGGTGACCGACATGACCGTGGTCAAGCATGCGTTTGCGGCCGGCATCAAGGCGATGGCCGGCATGGAGTGGTGA
- the cobA gene encoding uroporphyrinogen-III C-methyltransferase, with protein sequence MSVPVMPGARAGAQPGHVYLVGAGPGDPELLTLRGARLVGGADVVVFDNLVSPAIVALAPAAAERIYVGKKAADHTLPQDEINRLLVTLAQAGKRVVRLKGGDPFIFGRGGEEMEVLVEAGITVEVVPGVTAAAGIAAYAGIPLTHRDHAQSVIFTTGFLKNGALDLDWPMLARPGQTLVIYMGISRLAEICEQLIAHGLQADTPAGVIERGTTDAQRVVTADLATLTERAQAAGIRPPALTVVGGVVGLYPRLAWFAPQNAVDTPHPPHAGCAVVHPATPDDQR encoded by the coding sequence ATGAGTGTGCCCGTCATGCCTGGCGCGAGAGCGGGTGCCCAGCCCGGTCATGTGTATCTGGTCGGAGCCGGTCCCGGTGACCCGGAACTGCTGACGCTGCGCGGTGCGCGCCTGGTCGGGGGCGCCGATGTGGTGGTCTTCGACAACCTTGTCAGTCCCGCAATCGTCGCCCTGGCGCCTGCGGCCGCAGAGCGCATCTATGTCGGCAAGAAGGCTGCCGATCACACCCTGCCGCAGGACGAAATCAACCGCTTGCTGGTGACGCTGGCCCAGGCGGGAAAGCGGGTGGTGCGGCTGAAGGGCGGTGACCCCTTCATCTTCGGGCGCGGCGGTGAAGAGATGGAGGTGCTGGTCGAGGCCGGCATTACCGTCGAAGTGGTGCCGGGCGTCACGGCTGCAGCGGGTATTGCAGCGTACGCAGGCATTCCGCTGACCCACCGCGATCATGCGCAATCGGTGATCTTCACCACGGGTTTTCTCAAGAATGGCGCGCTCGATCTGGACTGGCCGATGCTTGCGCGCCCGGGGCAGACGCTGGTGATCTACATGGGCATTTCGCGCCTGGCCGAGATCTGTGAGCAACTCATCGCCCATGGCCTGCAAGCGGACACGCCGGCCGGGGTGATCGAGCGCGGCACGACCGATGCCCAGCGCGTGGTAACGGCCGACCTCGCGACGCTGACCGAGCGCGCACAGGCGGCGGGCATCCGCCCACCGGCGCTGACCGTGGTCGGCGGGGTGGTCGGGCTCTACCCGCGCTTGGCATGGTTCGCGCCGCAGAACGCTGTCGACACCCCCCATCCGCCGCACGCAGGCTGTGCGGTGGTGCATCCCGCAACGCCCGACGACCAGCGCTAG
- a CDS encoding cobyrinate a,c-diamide synthase — protein MTETRTPRHCPALFIAAPASGQGKTTVTAALARMHSRLGRKVRVFKSGPDFLDPQIHAVASAAAVYNVDLGMCGEDDIARRLYDAAGEADLILVEGVMGLYDGSPSGADIACRFGLPVMAVIDARAMAQTFGALAHGLATYRAGLPFAGVLANHVGSPRHAGMLEASLPDGMRWFGALMRDADAALPERHLGLMQAAEIEDLDARLDRLADSLAQTGAADLPPAVAFTAAPAVPVAPVLAGHTVAVARDAAYGFIYPANLDSLRALGAELAFFSPLAGDGLPACDAVWLPGGYPELHGERLAANRGFWQALHAHVDAGRPVLAECGGMMSLFETVVDKAGEAHVFGGLLPGRAVMQKRLAALGLQIADLPEGRLAGHTFHYSKSETPLQPLVQAHTPDGREGEAIYRRARLTASYVHLYFPSNPEAVGRLFARADGLR, from the coding sequence ATGACCGAAACCCGCACGCCGCGCCATTGTCCGGCGCTCTTCATCGCCGCCCCGGCTTCCGGTCAGGGCAAGACCACCGTCACCGCGGCGCTTGCGCGCATGCACAGCCGTCTTGGGCGCAAGGTGCGGGTGTTCAAGTCGGGGCCGGATTTCCTGGATCCGCAGATTCATGCCGTGGCCAGCGCTGCGGCTGTGTACAACGTCGATCTCGGCATGTGCGGCGAGGACGACATCGCACGGCGTTTGTACGACGCGGCGGGCGAGGCCGACCTGATCCTGGTCGAGGGCGTCATGGGCCTGTACGACGGCTCGCCCTCGGGTGCGGACATTGCCTGTCGCTTCGGTCTGCCCGTCATGGCAGTGATCGATGCCCGTGCGATGGCGCAGACCTTTGGCGCGCTGGCGCATGGGCTGGCGACCTACCGCGCAGGGCTGCCGTTTGCCGGCGTACTCGCCAACCATGTCGGCAGCCCGCGCCACGCTGGAATGCTTGAGGCGTCCTTGCCCGATGGCATGCGCTGGTTCGGCGCGCTCATGCGCGATGCCGATGCGGCCCTGCCCGAGCGCCATCTCGGGCTGATGCAGGCGGCGGAGATCGAGGATCTCGATGCGCGACTGGACCGTCTGGCCGACAGCCTGGCGCAGACCGGCGCGGCGGACCTGCCGCCTGCCGTTGCCTTCACCGCTGCGCCCGCAGTCCCCGTGGCGCCGGTCCTTGCCGGGCATACGGTCGCGGTCGCGCGCGATGCGGCTTACGGCTTCATCTATCCGGCAAACCTGGATAGCTTGCGCGCGCTGGGTGCCGAGCTCGCCTTCTTTTCTCCGCTCGCGGGCGACGGGCTGCCTGCCTGCGATGCTGTGTGGCTGCCGGGTGGATACCCGGAACTGCATGGCGAGCGCCTCGCGGCCAATCGCGGGTTCTGGCAGGCGCTGCACGCACATGTTGATGCTGGCCGTCCGGTGCTGGCCGAGTGCGGTGGCATGATGAGTCTGTTCGAGACCGTGGTCGACAAGGCGGGGGAGGCGCATGTCTTCGGTGGGTTGCTGCCGGGGCGCGCCGTGATGCAGAAGCGCCTTGCCGCACTCGGCTTGCAGATTGCCGACTTGCCCGAGGGCAGGCTTGCCGGGCATACCTTCCACTATTCGAAGAGCGAAACCCCGTTGCAGCCCTTGGTTCAAGCGCACACGCCGGACGGGCGCGAGGGCGAGGCGATCTACCGTCGTGCGCGGCTGACCGCCTCGTACGTGCACCTGTACTTCCCGTCCAACCCGGAGGCGGTCGGGCGTCTGTTCGCCCGTGCGGACGGCCTCCGCTGA
- a CDS encoding alkene reductase, which translates to MPTLFDPFTAGDIALSNRIVMAPLTRNRSPGAVPGEMTATYYAQRASAGLIITEATAITQQGQGYADVPGLYAPEQLAGWRRVTEAVHGAGGKIVVQMWHVGRISHASLQPAGGAPVAPSAITAKAKTYIVNADGSGEFVATSQPRALALDELPGIVEDYRRAARAAIDAGFDGVEVHAANGYLIDQFLRSGSNHRTDAYGGSIENRARLLVEVMEAITAEIGAGRTAIRISPVTPANDASDPDPQPLFDYVVRQLARWPLSYIHVIEGATGGARDFQQGDTPFDYAALRAAYAEAGGAGAWMVNNGYDGTLAETVVADGRADLVAFGKPFIANPDLVRRLRENAPLNAPDTKTFYGGGEKGYLDYPTLP; encoded by the coding sequence ATGCCTACCCTGTTCGACCCATTTACCGCCGGCGACATCGCGCTTTCCAACCGTATCGTCATGGCCCCGCTGACCCGCAACCGCTCACCCGGCGCGGTGCCTGGCGAGATGACGGCCACCTACTACGCACAACGTGCCAGCGCCGGCCTGATCATCACCGAGGCCACAGCCATTACGCAGCAGGGTCAGGGCTATGCCGACGTGCCCGGCCTGTATGCCCCCGAACAGCTGGCTGGCTGGCGTCGCGTCACCGAGGCTGTCCATGGCGCAGGCGGAAAAATCGTGGTGCAGATGTGGCACGTCGGGCGCATTTCCCACGCCTCGCTGCAACCCGCGGGCGGTGCGCCGGTGGCTCCCTCGGCCATTACCGCCAAGGCCAAGACCTATATCGTGAATGCAGACGGCAGCGGCGAGTTCGTCGCCACCTCTCAACCACGGGCGCTGGCGCTGGACGAGCTGCCTGGGATCGTTGAAGACTACCGGCGCGCGGCTCGTGCCGCGATCGATGCCGGATTCGACGGCGTCGAGGTGCATGCGGCGAACGGCTATCTCATCGATCAGTTCCTGCGTTCCGGCAGCAACCACCGCACCGACGCCTACGGCGGCAGCATCGAGAACCGCGCACGCCTGCTGGTCGAAGTCATGGAAGCGATCACCGCCGAAATCGGCGCGGGCCGAACGGCCATCCGCATCTCGCCGGTCACGCCCGCCAACGACGCATCGGATCCCGATCCGCAGCCGCTGTTCGACTACGTGGTGCGACAGCTCGCGAGATGGCCGCTGTCCTACATTCACGTGATCGAGGGCGCCACCGGTGGCGCGCGTGATTTCCAGCAAGGCGACACGCCCTTCGACTACGCGGCCCTGCGCGCCGCTTATGCCGAGGCTGGCGGCGCTGGCGCGTGGATGGTGAATAACGGTTACGACGGCACGCTGGCAGAAACCGTCGTGGCCGATGGCCGCGCCGATCTGGTCGCCTTCGGCAAGCCCTTCATCGCCAACCCCGACCTTGTGCGCCGCCTGCGCGAAAACGCGCCGCTCAACGCGCCGGACACAAAGACCTTCTATGGCGGTGGGGAGAAAGGTTACCTGGACTATCCGACGCTGCCCTGA
- a CDS encoding ArsR/SmtB family transcription factor, protein MNIDVIIKALAHPVRREILQWLKEPEKHFSEQAHPLEVGVCAGMFERCGLSQSTVSTHLATLQNAGLVSTRRIGQWVFYKRNEETISTFLRQISDEL, encoded by the coding sequence ATGAACATCGACGTCATCATCAAGGCACTCGCGCACCCTGTACGGCGCGAGATTCTGCAGTGGCTGAAGGAGCCCGAAAAGCACTTCTCCGAGCAAGCGCATCCGCTCGAAGTCGGTGTATGTGCGGGCATGTTCGAGCGCTGCGGATTGTCGCAATCCACGGTATCCACCCACCTCGCCACCCTGCAGAACGCTGGTCTGGTCAGTACGCGGCGCATCGGCCAGTGGGTGTTCTACAAACGCAACGAAGAAACGATCAGCACCTTCCTGCGCCAGATCAGCGACGAGCTCTAG